A part of Lactobacillus sp. ESL0700 genomic DNA contains:
- a CDS encoding ECF transporter S component, whose protein sequence is MFTRSSKWNVKAIILVALIGILMGIFYTYGTNGLYNLVKMLLLPTGYAPATDAFFAGLWLMAAPLAMYFVPTTGSGLVGELLASIVEMACGGQWGVTTVVSGLMQGLTNEIGFFPKKSRYQRFSWRSVLTGAFFASFGFFIPCYLMYGWYKFAVKVQIVMFFVSIISSVLFDGVLVKLITNLFDRALKPKIE, encoded by the coding sequence ATGTTTACAAGATCATCAAAATGGAATGTTAAAGCTATTATTTTAGTTGCCTTAATTGGGATTTTGATGGGTATCTTTTATACCTATGGCACCAATGGGCTCTATAATTTGGTTAAAATGTTGCTGCTGCCGACGGGGTACGCTCCGGCAACCGACGCCTTTTTTGCGGGGTTATGGTTAATGGCGGCGCCGCTTGCGATGTATTTTGTCCCGACAACTGGCTCGGGATTAGTGGGCGAATTGCTGGCTTCAATCGTGGAGATGGCTTGTGGCGGCCAGTGGGGCGTCACCACTGTGGTTTCTGGTTTAATGCAGGGCTTAACGAATGAAATTGGCTTTTTCCCGAAAAAATCTCGCTACCAAAGATTTTCTTGGCGCAGCGTTTTGACAGGTGCCTTTTTTGCTAGCTTTGGCTTTTTTATACCGTGCTATCTAATGTATGGCTGGTATAAATTTGCGGTTAAGGTGCAGATTGTGATGTTCTTTGTCAGTATCATCTCGTCAGTTTTATTTGACGGGGTGTTAGTTAAGCTGATTACTAACTTGTTTGATCGGGCGTTAAAGCCAAAAATAGAATAA
- the udk gene encoding uridine kinase translates to MSKLEKPVVIGITGGSGSGKTTIAHKIVDQMQENEHVLIMTQDSYYKDNTGIPMSERMKINYDHPDAFDIPLLKAQINDLLNYKPIEMPVYDFKEHTRSSETIHIEPADIIILEGILVLGSEEIRNLMDIKVYVDTDDDIRFIRRLERDINERGRSIDSVISQYLSTVKPMYHQFIEPTKRYADIIVPEGGANDVAIDMLTTKVHAILRKEVTN, encoded by the coding sequence ATGTCTAAACTTGAAAAACCCGTCGTAATTGGGATTACCGGCGGCTCGGGCAGTGGAAAAACAACGATTGCCCATAAAATTGTTGACCAAATGCAGGAAAATGAACACGTCCTAATCATGACGCAGGATTCATACTACAAGGATAATACCGGTATTCCGATGAGCGAGCGGATGAAAATTAATTATGACCATCCCGATGCGTTCGATATTCCCTTGCTTAAAGCACAAATCAACGACTTACTTAACTACAAGCCAATTGAAATGCCAGTTTATGACTTTAAAGAACACACAAGAAGCAGTGAAACTATTCATATTGAACCTGCTGACATCATCATTCTTGAAGGAATTTTGGTTTTAGGAAGCGAAGAAATTCGGAACTTAATGGACATTAAGGTCTATGTTGATACCGATGACGACATCCGCTTCATCAGACGACTTGAACGCGACATTAATGAACGTGGCCGTTCAATTGACTCCGTAATTAGCCAATACTTAAGCACAGTTAAGCCAATGTATCATCAGTTCATTGAGCCAACCAAGCGTTACGCCGACATCATTGTTCCCGAAGGCGGCGCAAATGATGTTGCGATTGACATGTTAACCACTAAAGTCCACGCAATTTTACGAAAAGAAGTAACCAATTAA
- a CDS encoding sigma 54-interacting transcriptional regulator: MNIKAKILSLIKENNQSEGHFLSTSDLANKLNVKRNTVSHYLNQLVKENQIIKINTRPVIFVDRSSVGQDSDQPLKQEYASIAELKQSLSGSDTFKSVIGHDQSLYSQIRKLKAAASYPGRLPILINGQTGTGKSYIARKFFDYCVEKGYIAAQGKFVSFNCAEYADNPELLTSTLFGYAKGAFTGADEAHKGLFDEADNGMLFLDEVHRLDPKGQEKLFSYLDTGTVSSLGEAAEKRQVNVRLICATTEDIQSSFLSTFIRRIPVQITMPPLKERTSNEIRSLIIYFYIQHAKKIGRSLQINNQVFATLMNMDFKSNIGQLKNAVLLSVASALGEADSAGTVQVKLGDLPQDILLSEVNLDKQGMSQSQSDIVINSESKLTDFINNRQSINYIKQTFENIFSMYEQEDFSSFQIKAFSKVNALCDYLVFKKDILDIGELPLDFIKKSLNSEIGYLQDDLRNDFNGNLIVAISYYFYFRQENCWSVSPHEGQLATEIITKMNESNYTAQVVQTVINVVSKMLNLHTDEIDNLFLTIYLSGVQRKKNSGLIHCILLAHGYSTASSIADTVNKIAGEPLLDAFDMPIDIQTEDIAQKVSNYIHVRHVTNGLILMADMGSLEKIPELLKKDLNFPVVIFNNVSTQLALFVASYVKERRPIDTIVQKMDKVIHNDYRIVYPKMVKQNVIIVCCSTGVGTANKIKEMIQESLPKDVDIKIMACSYEWLKIEDQESAIKRKYNVLVVIGTIDPKYSSVPFISLDQLVNGSKISLLQGTLKDSLSVDDLYRFNDLILKNFSIERVINSLTILDTKEVIKNIDLCIKKIDEYLDTRLPNQTIMALYVHISCMIERIIRNQVLEIEPIDFKIDKNSQDNFNYIKKALHLLEQVYNIKIPLVEVEYIYELIFKTKNNQLDYTKDDDF, from the coding sequence ATGAATATTAAAGCGAAAATATTATCTTTAATTAAGGAAAATAATCAATCTGAAGGACACTTTTTATCAACTAGTGACTTGGCAAATAAATTAAATGTTAAAAGAAATACGGTCAGTCATTATCTTAATCAATTGGTAAAAGAAAATCAGATTATTAAAATTAACACTCGGCCTGTGATTTTTGTAGATCGCTCTAGTGTCGGGCAAGACAGCGATCAGCCATTAAAGCAGGAATATGCAAGTATTGCCGAATTGAAGCAGAGCCTTTCTGGTTCCGATACTTTTAAAAGTGTGATTGGTCATGACCAGTCACTTTATAGCCAGATTAGAAAGCTAAAGGCAGCAGCGTCTTATCCTGGGAGGTTGCCAATTCTAATTAATGGTCAAACAGGAACGGGTAAAAGCTACATTGCGCGAAAGTTTTTTGATTATTGTGTAGAGAAGGGATATATTGCCGCACAAGGAAAATTTGTTAGTTTTAACTGTGCGGAATACGCGGATAATCCGGAATTATTGACCAGTACATTATTTGGTTATGCCAAAGGAGCATTCACCGGTGCGGACGAAGCCCATAAAGGATTGTTTGATGAGGCCGATAATGGCATGCTGTTTTTGGATGAGGTTCACAGGCTAGATCCTAAGGGCCAGGAAAAATTATTTTCTTATCTTGATACAGGAACAGTCTCCTCATTAGGTGAAGCCGCGGAAAAAAGACAGGTAAACGTGCGCTTAATTTGTGCTACTACCGAAGATATTCAGAGTAGCTTTTTATCGACTTTTATTCGCCGGATTCCAGTTCAGATTACGATGCCACCGTTGAAAGAAAGGACTTCCAACGAAATTCGTTCGTTGATAATTTACTTTTATATCCAACATGCCAAGAAAATTGGGCGAAGTTTACAAATTAATAATCAAGTCTTTGCGACGCTGATGAACATGGATTTCAAAAGTAACATTGGCCAACTGAAAAATGCTGTTTTATTGTCTGTGGCTAGTGCTTTGGGCGAAGCTGACTCAGCTGGCACAGTGCAAGTTAAACTCGGAGATCTTCCGCAAGATATTTTGCTTTCTGAGGTTAATTTGGATAAGCAGGGGATGTCACAATCGCAGAGTGATATTGTCATTAACTCGGAAAGTAAATTAACCGATTTTATAAATAACCGCCAAAGCATTAACTATATTAAGCAAACTTTTGAAAATATTTTTTCTATGTATGAGCAGGAGGATTTTTCCTCTTTTCAAATTAAGGCTTTTTCTAAAGTTAATGCCTTGTGTGATTACTTAGTTTTTAAAAAAGATATTTTAGATATTGGCGAATTGCCCTTGGATTTTATTAAAAAATCACTTAATAGTGAAATAGGATACCTGCAGGACGACTTGCGCAATGACTTTAATGGCAATCTTATTGTTGCCATTTCGTATTATTTTTATTTTAGACAAGAGAATTGCTGGTCTGTTTCACCACATGAGGGGCAACTGGCAACCGAGATAATTACTAAAATGAATGAAAGTAATTATACGGCTCAGGTTGTTCAAACGGTTATTAACGTTGTAAGTAAAATGCTAAATTTGCATACTGATGAAATCGATAATCTTTTTCTGACGATTTATCTTAGTGGCGTACAACGTAAGAAAAATTCTGGCTTGATACATTGTATTTTGCTAGCTCATGGCTATTCAACTGCTAGTAGTATTGCGGATACAGTTAATAAAATTGCTGGTGAACCGCTTTTGGATGCTTTTGACATGCCGATAGATATTCAAACAGAAGATATTGCTCAAAAGGTGTCGAATTATATTCATGTTCGGCACGTAACTAATGGCTTAATCTTAATGGCAGACATGGGATCTTTGGAAAAAATTCCAGAATTACTCAAAAAAGATTTGAACTTTCCTGTGGTTATTTTTAATAATGTTTCTACTCAATTGGCACTGTTTGTTGCAAGTTATGTTAAAGAGCGTCGGCCAATTGACACGATTGTACAGAAGATGGACAAAGTAATTCATAATGATTATCGAATTGTTTATCCCAAGATGGTTAAGCAAAATGTGATTATTGTTTGTTGCTCAACTGGTGTGGGGACAGCAAATAAGATAAAGGAAATGATTCAGGAAAGTTTGCCAAAAGACGTTGATATTAAGATTATGGCATGTTCGTATGAATGGCTAAAAATTGAGGATCAGGAAAGTGCAATTAAAAGAAAATATAATGTTTTAGTTGTGATTGGGACAATTGATCCTAAATATAGCAGTGTCCCATTTATTTCCTTAGATCAATTAGTTAATGGCTCCAAAATCAGTTTGCTGCAAGGTACGTTAAAAGATAGCCTGAGTGTAGATGATTTATACAGATTTAATGATTTGATTTTGAAAAACTTCAGTATTGAAAGGGTAATTAATTCATTAACAATACTAGATACAAAAGAAGTAATTAAAAATATTGACTTGTGTATCAAGAAAATAGATGAGTATCTGGACACGAGATTGCCTAACCAAACAATTATGGCATTGTATGTACATATCAGCTGTATGATTGAAAGAATAATTCGTAATCAGGTTTTAGAAATCGAGCCGATAGATTTTAAGATAGATAAGAATAGTCAGGACAATTTTAACTATATCAAGAAGGCTTTGCATTTACTTGAGCAAGTTTATAATATTAAGATTCCACTTGTGGAAGTTGAGTATATTTATGAATTGATTTTTAAGACTAAAAATAATCAGCTAGACTACACAAAAGATGATGATTTTTGA
- a CDS encoding PTS sugar transporter subunit IIB → MIRLMRVDHRLLHGQVAFSWTQELGVNCILIANDDVPNNDIRKTAMKLAKPQGVKLVIKNIENSIKALQSGVTDKYKLFIVVESVADAYALATAYPKIKQINLGGTKPADGTKQISKAVNLTPDDESKLNELIEKGCEVEIRQVPNDKKVFFKDIE, encoded by the coding sequence TTGATTAGACTTATGCGAGTAGATCATCGGTTATTACATGGTCAAGTTGCCTTTTCATGGACACAAGAGCTAGGTGTTAACTGCATTTTGATCGCGAATGATGATGTGCCAAATAATGATATTCGTAAGACAGCGATGAAATTAGCTAAACCACAGGGTGTCAAGCTAGTAATTAAAAATATTGAGAACTCTATCAAGGCTCTGCAAAGTGGCGTTACGGATAAGTATAAATTGTTTATTGTTGTTGAGTCAGTAGCGGACGCATATGCGTTAGCGACAGCATACCCCAAAATAAAACAAATTAATTTGGGTGGCACTAAGCCGGCTGATGGAACAAAACAAATCAGTAAGGCAGTTAATCTTACTCCAGACGATGAAAGTAAATTAAACGAACTTATTGAGAAGGGTTGTGAAGTTGAAATCAGACAAGTTCCTAATGATAAAAAAGTTTTCTTCAAGGATATTGAATAG